The Streptomyces noursei ATCC 11455 sequence ACCCGCAGCAGCAACCACCCCCATGTCGCCAACTCGGCGGGCGTCGCGCGTGACATCCGCGGCTCCGTCTCGTCCGCCCACTTCACGGCCAGGTCGTACGCCTTGCCCAACTCGCCCTGGCGCAGCCGAAGCCAGCACAGCGTGTTGACCGTGGCAGCGCCCTCGAGTCGGTCCGCCGCATCGTCCAGGGCGCGCTCCAGGGCCGTCTCGGCGGCCTTGAACTGCCGGGTCTGGACCATGAGCCACCCGGCGAGCTGCAAGAGCCTTGCGCGGACGCTCCGTCCCTCGGAACCCAGTGCGTCGGCATCCCGCAGCAAGGACGGGAGCAGCACGGACAGTGCGGCGAAATGATCGCCCGAGAACAACGGCTCCGTCTCGCGGAGTGCCGCACCTACGCCACTGACGGTCGGGGGCTCGTCATCCAGCTCCAGAGCCATCGGAGGACGCTCCAGAGCCTCACGGACGGCGCTCCAGCGGTCCACCGTGTCAGCGCCGGCGTCCTCTTCGTTCGGCTCCCCGGCGAGCCGCATGGTGGGCACCCTCAGTGCTCGGGCGAGCTTGCGCAACGTTTCCAGTCGTGCGGTCTCCCGTTCGCCCTGTTCGAGCTTGCGAATGAGGGAGACGGACACGCCGGATGCCTTCGCCAACTCGGTCTGAGTCAGTCCCCTGCGCTTACGGACTTCCTTGACCCTCTGCCCCGCAGCAGTGCTCATGCGGTGAGCGTACGCCGGGTACCTCAACTCCCGGAGCGCCGAGAGCGCTACCTCGTTCTATGACTCCGGAGCTTCGGGGCTTCGGGGGCGCGTCACTACGCCCCCGCCCCCCACCGGGCACCGCCCGCCTACACGTACCGCTTCAACTCCCGCCGTGCCAGCGACCGCTGGTGCACCTCGTCGGGGCCGTCCGCCAGTTGGAGGGTGCGGGCGCCGGCCCACAGTTCCGCGAGGGGGAAGTCCTGGCTGACGCCGCCGGCGCCGTGCAGCTGGACCGCCTTGTCGAGGATGCCCACGACCGTCCGCGGCGTGGCGATCTTGATGGCCTGGATCTCGGTGTGCGCGCCCTTGTTGCCGACGGTGTCCATCAGCCAGGCGGTCTTCAGCACCAGCAGCCGCAGCTGCTCCACCGCCACCCGGGCGTCCGCGATCCACTCCTGGACCACGCCCTGTTGGGCCAGCGGCTTGCCGAACGCCGTACGGCTCACCGCCCGCCGGCACATCAGCTCGATCGCCCGCTCGGCCATTCCGATCAGCCGCATGCAGTGGTGGATGCGGCCGGGCCCCAGCCGCGCCTGCGCGATGCCGAAGCCGCCGCCCTCCTCGCCGATCAGGTTGCCGACCGGCACCCGGACGTCCTCGAAGAGCACCTCCGCGTGCCCGCCGTGGTAGTGGTCCTCGTAGCCGTAGACCTGCATGGCGCGCTTGACCGTCAGGCCGGGGGTGTCCCGCGGCACCAGCACCATCGACTGCTGACGGCGGAGGTCGGGGCCGTCCGGGTCGGTCTTGCCCATCACGATGAAGATCCGGCACAGCGGGTTCATCGCCCCGGAGATGTACCACTTGCGGCCGTTGATGACGTAACTGTCGCCGTCCCGCTCGATCCGGGTCTCGATGTTGGTGGCGTCCGACGAGGCCACCTCCGGCTCGGTCATCGCGAACGC is a genomic window containing:
- a CDS encoding helix-turn-helix domain-containing protein, yielding MSTAAGQRVKEVRKRRGLTQTELAKASGVSVSLIRKLEQGERETARLETLRKLARALRVPTMRLAGEPNEEDAGADTVDRWSAVREALERPPMALELDDEPPTVSGVGAALRETEPLFSGDHFAALSVLLPSLLRDADALGSEGRSVRARLLQLAGWLMVQTRQFKAAETALERALDDAADRLEGAATVNTLCWLRLRQGELGKAYDLAVKWADETEPRMSRATPAELATWGWLLLRVSAAAVRNAQPGEAEDALKLAAAAAVALGREHTPDGDFLRTFGPTTVKLKAAENAGVTDRPDMVLRLAERIPFSSLKPTSNNRNRHLLDVADAYVKTGNYADALGKLEQIHADSREWLPNQRYARDILRRLVNRRRTLTAEMRSMADVVGLPL
- a CDS encoding acyl-CoA dehydrogenase family protein, with amino-acid sequence MDFAFDARTEELRAKLQAFMAEHVYPAERVAEEQRAALASPWDTPAVVEELKAEARRQGLWNLFLPDEEYGAGLTNLQYAPLAEITGRSPQLAPTALNCAAPDTGNMEVLAQFGDAAQKKQWLEPLLAGEIRSAFAMTEPEVASSDATNIETRIERDGDSYVINGRKWYISGAMNPLCRIFIVMGKTDPDGPDLRRQQSMVLVPRDTPGLTVKRAMQVYGYEDHYHGGHAEVLFEDVRVPVGNLIGEEGGGFGIAQARLGPGRIHHCMRLIGMAERAIELMCRRAVSRTAFGKPLAQQGVVQEWIADARVAVEQLRLLVLKTAWLMDTVGNKGAHTEIQAIKIATPRTVVGILDKAVQLHGAGGVSQDFPLAELWAGARTLQLADGPDEVHQRSLARRELKRYV